The following is a genomic window from bacterium.
GATAAAGATTTTGGTTTTGGTTATAAATACGAAATAATTATGGAAAATGCCTCTGTTGCGAAGGAATAAATAAATTCTGTTGTTTTAAAGCACTTTATTGATGGGAAAAAACTATCAATAAAGTGCTTTTTTATTTTGTAAGTATATTCAATATTTCTTTATACCTGTCGGATGTTTTTCTTATTATTTCAACAGGGAGTTCCGGGCCGGGGGGTGTTTGGTCCCAATCCAGGGTCAATAAATAATCCCGGACAATTTGTTTATCAAAACTATCCTGCCCTTTACCAGGTTTGTAATCTCCGGTTGACCAGAATCTCGATGAATCAGGTGTAAGAAGTTCATCTATCAGGATTAATTTGTTGTTATATATTCCGAATTCCATTTTTGTATCCGCGATAATAATTCCTTTTCCTTCCGCGAGATCGCGTCCTTTTCCATAAACTTTTAAACTTATGTCTTTAAGCTGTTCCGCAATATTAAAACCTACAATTTTTTTTGTTTCATCAAAACTTATATTTATATCGTGCCCTTCATCGGCCTTTGTGCTGGGTGTAAAAACAGGAGAATCAAGTTTATCGGATTCCTTGTGCCCCTCGCGGAGTTTTATCCCGCAGATTGTTCCTTTCGATTTATATTCTTTCCATCCAGAACCGGACAGGTAGCCCCGGACGATACATTCCACGGATAAAGGTTTTGCTTTTTTAACAAGCATGCTCCTTCCTTCAAGAATATCTTTATATTTGTGTAAAACTTTTGGATAATCTTTGACCTCTGCGGCAACAATGTGATTTTCTATTATATCTTTCACCTGGTTAAACCAAAAAACGGAAATTTGGGTTAGAACCTTTCCTTTATCCGGAATCCCGTTTGGAAGAATCACATCGAATGCGGAAACCCTGTCAGTGGCGATGATCAGCAAATTTTCATC
Proteins encoded in this region:
- a CDS encoding phosphoribosylaminoimidazolesuccinocarboxamide synthase; translation: MPGVLMKTDLKDIKFLRRGKVRDVYELDENLLIIATDRVSAFDVILPNGIPDKGKVLTQISVFWFNQVKDIIENHIVAAEVKDYPKVLHKYKDILEGRSMLVKKAKPLSVECIVRGYLSGSGWKEYKSKGTICGIKLREGHKESDKLDSPVFTPSTKADEGHDINISFDETKKIVGFNIAEQLKDISLKVYGKGRDLAEGKGIIIADTKMEFGIYNNKLILIDELLTPDSSRFWSTGDYKPGKGQDSFDKQIVRDYLLTLDWDQTPPGPELPVEIIRKTSDRYKEILNILTK